gACTataacttaattttttttcttcccctctcCAGTGAAATGCTACTTGGACCTGTGCCAAAGAATTTCAACTTTTTGCCCAAACATAAAGCCAACGCCTACAAATGATTTGCTCTTTGTTTGAACATCCAGTtcttttgatttgtttgttttataggCTCTGGAGAATAAGACTTAAAGAAAAAGGATGTATTGTTTTAAATGATAAAGACTATTGAATAGTCTGTTTATTAGACCTGTAGTGCAGTAGCAGAATACAtggggtgtttgtgtgtacttAAAATATATGCAATAAAGTCTTTTGCCACACAgttatttctctttattttattctgcttggtattttaaataataagcCATTATGAAATATCTTTATGACTAACACAAAAATCCAATAGTGCTACGTGAAATACATATAAACTACACGTTatgtgtaaaagaaaaatagatgAGTTACTCATTTTGTTGTGATATAAAATTGAGCCACAGTTGGTGGTCATAATTTAACATTATGTTAATGAGATATAAATTACCAGTTTATTAtgtacaacagtaaaatgttaTGTAATACAACAGCAAAGCAATACTTCCAATCTGTATCTAGcatgtaatatgtttttttttacactaagTCAGACAAGTGTTGAATCTACTTTCGGAGATgagttaatataaaaatgtattttaacggTTTGTTTAATTGTTAAAAACGTCTGGACCAAGTTAATAAGTTTTTTATTCACAGTTCATGACTGGAAAATTTATGCGAAGAATAGGTCAGAATTGGCCTGTGTTACAAGTGGGCCACTtttgtacatttacttaagtaagactTTGAATATAGTGTAATATTTACActgtagtattgctacttttactctagtaaaagatctgagtacttatTCCACAGCTGCACTGTGAGACTTTACTTGAGGAGCAATTGCCAATTAGCAGCTACCAGATGCAATCAATTAACTTCAAACCAATACTTGTAGCACGGCAGGAGTCTGTGTCTTTTTCCAGGGCTCAGCAGCTGCAGGAGGGCTTCACGTGGATCCATGGCTGGTGTTAGGGTTGAGCTGTTGCTGGTGGTGCTGACTGCGACTCTGCTGCTTGTTCCAGTACAGGGATGGAGACATATCAATGGCACTGAACTTGTTAATTCCGACGAGTCGAGGCAGTGGCGTGAAGCACAATACGTCACACCGACAGGTAAACGAATACAATGAGACTATAGGTGGAAGGTGTGTTCACTGTCGATGGGTTGTTGCaaaggttttctttttgttttcctataGCAAGAAAACCACTCCACCAGGTTAAAGTCTGGACTGGGCCTGTGTATACTTTAAGCTGATGTATAAAGCCAGACCACGtgctaatgtttaaaaaagtgtaaCGTTTAACTCCACCTAAAATGGTTCTTGGTGGCTATTTTACTTACTTTGTACCTGAGTCACATACTAGATTGTATGGCCAGGCTGTATTTTGCAAGTTGTCTAACCAAATACTTAAATGACTGCATGCAGTTAAACAGTTTGGGAGAGGGTATTTCCATAATATCAAACATTTGCATCATTTGTAGAATTTATTTCTCCAAAATACCCTTTTCAGAGAAGTCCTATGGCATGTTTGTTACAACGAAAGGTGCTTACGGCTTTTGATTGGCtaaaatgttcatttatttGAGCTCAAGGAAATCCAATCAGTCAGAGTTAAGAGAGTCTGCACTAGCATCAGACTtgttactagcaactgcattTTCATGAAAGGGAGAAATTAAACTTAACTGGTTCTGTTGACACAATTGAGGAAATGTCTGAAGCTTTTTGCCTGCAGTCTCATGCAGTTGATAACCACTACCACTCTCTCCTCCAGATGACAGCAGCTACTTTGACAGTGAAGAATATGGATTTCCTGAGGAGGTACGTCCTGAAGTTGAAGGTGCCTCGACTAGGGAAAAAGTCAACCTTTTTGCTGATCATGGATTCCAGGTAGACGCAGTAGATGCCCCTCCGAGGAACTGGACCAGCAGTAGTTCTTCTGTGTTAAAAGTGGTTTGTAGTGATGTTAGCTTCCAGATTACTCTCCTGACAGGTTCATTAAGTGACGTCACAGTTTTGGGTATGTACTTGACTTTTCTGCCTATTTGAAATTATGCTTAATGCATGTCAATTTACTAGGATTACTTTCCCTTTTCAGGCTCAAAGGCACTATCTGTCATGAATGCTCCAAAATCTTGTGGTTATGAAGTGAACTCTTTCCAGAATACCTTGACTGTACCCTTTACTGGGTGCAATGTAAAACGTGTAAGTTACTGTAAAGCAATTGCCTTGGCTCTGCCTTGCTCTCTTTAAAATGGATGTAaatatactttttgtttttaccttttcaGTTCATGTCTTAACCAAACTTTAAAATTATTACAGACTGATGGCTACAGCCTGCAGTTGTTGTATGTAGATGAGATTGGTCAGACAAAAGTTGCTACCGCATCTTGTGGGAAAAATCCAAAGTTTCGCCCTCTCTTCAGTGGCACATCCACATGTAGAGACCCAATCCCTTCCCCACCACCAAATCCAAGTGAGTGCAAACTGCATACAGCAAATGGAAAAACGCAATGATTATGCATCACTTGTGGTATGGCGAAGAATTACTCCAGCTATAAGGGATGGCAGACCATTTAAAATGTCTGTCGTTTCAGGGTGTGATGTTCCCTCGGAGGAGCGGGTGACTTGTGGTTGTACAGGAATATCGCCCTCAGACTGTGCAATGAGGGGATGCTGTGTATCTTCTTCCGCCTGCTACTACCCGCTGGATGGTAGGGCTTCCGTGTAGAGGGCTGTGGTATAGACTTATCCTCAATTTTAACTTCTCTAATTGAAAACTGTATTAAGTGCTTAACTTTCTTCTCCCCTCACTTTAGAGTGCAATGCGGGAAACTTTGTTTTTGCCATTCGCTTCAACTCTGCATCCATCCCTTTGGACCCCACCAAGCTCATTATTCCTGGGAGTCCAAATTGTAAACCAGCCATTGTTAATGACAAGGTTGCCATCTTTAAGTTTAAAGTTACAGAATGTGGAGCTCATGCTTTTGTAAGTTATCCTCTTTGCTTGTTTTACAATGCACTTTccactttgttacttttaaaaacaagTAGTTACTCTGCATTTAAGTTATATGATACATTGCCTGATTGACAGACTTGCAGGCTCACAGTTGACATTGATTGCTACTGCTTATTACAATGGCAGATTTAAAAGCTGAAGCCCTTGAGTTTGTGCATTTTCAAATTTCAACACCATAGACTGGTGTTGTATGACATTGATGCCAGACTCCTCACCCTGACCTGCTATTGTTGCAAAGTAGGTCACAAGTtgacttccaggattgctctggtgccgcaggaaattccaccggatgcatggCTTTCCTtcgatgtccgttaccttctgctttctttgtgttggaattttaaacgcTGTCGCTttgaggactatagttaactcctcagatctctgcaggctaaatccagacagctagctagactatccgtCCAATCTGTGTGGGGTGTTTTTTCTAAGGCTATATTGCAACGGCTCTGGGTGGCGTCCATGGCGATGTTTGGTTTAAAGAGGGCATGTTTTTACTCCCaccccagaatgctgtgtggactagccagaccctctctgcagtgctgtggaggaaggttgtGGTCTGGCATCTCTTCTATACATCTTCTTAAagggatttaaaaaataaacatgctgGCAGTCTTTGCCTCAAGCAGTACATCAGTTAGACCTGAAGCAACACCTGAggaatttttacttttcttgACAGGAAGTTGGTGAGACGACTATCTACCTGGCTGAAGTGCAATCTGTTATCCAAACTTTTAATCTCAAG
Above is a window of Sander vitreus isolate 19-12246 chromosome 14, sanVit1, whole genome shotgun sequence DNA encoding:
- the LOC144529291 gene encoding zona pellucida sperm-binding protein 4-like; the encoded protein is MAGVRVELLLVVLTATLLLVPVQGWRHINGTELVNSDESRQWREAQYVTPTDDSSYFDSEEYGFPEEVRPEVEGASTREKVNLFADHGFQVDAVDAPPRNWTSSSSSVLKVVCSDVSFQITLLTGSLSDVTVLGSKALSVMNAPKSCGYEVNSFQNTLTVPFTGCNVKRTDGYSLQLLYVDEIGQTKVATASCGKNPKFRPLFSGTSTCRDPIPSPPPNPRCDVPSEERVTCGCTGISPSDCAMRGCCVSSSACYYPLDECNAGNFVFAIRFNSASIPLDPTKLIIPGSPNCKPAIVNDKVAIFKFKVTECGAHAFEVGETTIYLAEVQSVIQTFNLKYGIISRSDHIKFMVECRYSKLGASPPQELASVGYIVKTPCSSLPSSITAEGLYGVTLRIARDETYSSYFPTYHQPLRLLLGKPVYLELLLKSPKPDAVILVNYCLAYPRSAKNALVLIFEGCANPHDPTVSILKVSGLPKNRYQRRFVVQAFQFMDQKTNQYLDEEIYFMCSTEVCRTDEKTCKERCFDGKVSL